DNA sequence from the Selenomonas timonae genome:
AATGAATGGCGTTCCACCCTTGCTGCGGAGCACATGGATGTCCCGATCGCCACGCTCCTCCCCGCTCTCTCCCTCGCCGATGAGGAGGGGGGTCTCGAGACGGAGTTTTCCCTTCACCATGATGCGTTTCAAGATTCGTGCCGGATTCGCGTTCGTACTCATGCCTCTGTTCCTCCTTCCTCAGACCGCCCAGCCTGCTTGCGTGCAAAGCGGAAGAATGCGTTCCAGTATGCGTAAAACACCTGATCTTCGCGCAGGATGCCCTCGATCCCATGCGCTATGCCAAGCTCGTCTGCGATATCTCCCACTTCGCTGCGCAGGAGCTCCTTTCCTCTGAGGAAATATGGCATGTCTGCGATGTTTTTCTCATGGAAGTAAGCAAGCAGCGATATCCCGTTCACCCGAATACCCGTCATCATCTTTCCGAGGGGCGTCTTTTTCCCCTGCATCGAGGCCGCAAACTCCTGCATGCGGCTGATCGCCCCGTCCGATCTCGTGCCGAGCTCCTGCTCCAGACGCGAGAGCGCGTGCCGCGCACCGCTCGGAATGAGCTCTGTTTCGACATCCATGGAGGCAAACACGCGGATCTGCTCGACAATGTGTGCGGTGAGGATTGCTGCTGCGATCTTCTTCGCCTCTGCGCCAAGTTCACGCGGCTTTACGTCGTTGCGCTCCATCTTCTCCGCGCGGCGGATATCTCTGCCGTCCCACAAGCGCAGCTGACCGAATCCCTCTGCGCGACGGCGTCCGACGCCCTCATAGAGGACGGTGCGCAGCGCCTCTGCATCGCCGTCCTGCCAGCCGCCCGCCTTCTCAAGCGCAAAAACGGTGCCTGCGGCAAGCCCTGTCTCACGCGGACGCTTCATGCACCACTGGCCGACGAAGTTGTCGATCTCCGCTTCTTTTGCAAAGATGCTGCGCGGCTCTTCGAACAGGGAGAAGCCGCCGCTCGTCTTTTCGTTGAGGGCTGTGACGATCTCTGCGAGCATGGACGCAGCATCGCCAGGGATGCCGGTGCGCGGGAGGAGGGGGGTCTCGAGACGGATGCAGAGGCGTTCGCCCTGCGGTGCATCCTCCTCAGGAATGTCCTGCGGCTGCGTGAGCGTGACCTCGCATTGCCCGTACTGGGTGTACTTTGACCGTCCCGCGTAGCAGGTGAACTGCGTCCCGAGCACATCGCGGAGCTGCGCGAGCAGCTCTGCCGCTCCATAGATGACCCCCTCAAAGCGCTGTCCTGCCGCGATGGATTCGTAGTTGTAGATGCCGCTGCTGCGGCTCTTTCCCGCGAGGCGTTCCATCCCGCTGTCATCCTTCAGGTCGGTGCGGCTCATGTGGAGGGTGATGTTCTTTCGCACCTTGACGGGGCGGAGCACGCCGTCCGCCGCGGCAGCAAAGCCCTTCATCCCCTTGAAGCCGGGCGCGAGTTCCGTGCCCTTCTGCAGGAGGTCTCTGATCTCCCGCTCGTCTTTGCTGCGCTGCACTGAGAACGGCAATACGATCGCACGCGCTCCCGTCTCGGGATCAACGGGATAGGCATCGACAAAGCGCAGGTCACCGTAAAAGAGCCGCATGAAGTCCGCATCCGTATGCGCCATTTTGTCGAGTTTCTGCTTCTCTATGAATCGTGCGGCGAGGATGCCGCGCAGAACAGAGCCGCTGAAAAAGTCGTGCGTCGCAGTCATGACGGACGCATGACCGAGTGCGGAGAGAATGACGGGCGACAGTGTCTTGATTCGGATGTTCATTGCCTGCATCATCGTTTGCCCCCTTTCTGTCCGCTGTTTTTCAGCGCGCGTTCCACCAGCGGGGCGAGGATGTCCCTGCCCCCCTGTCTGAGCGTACAGCCAATCCTGCCGAAGCCGCGCGTGCGCTTTCCTCCGCACTGCGAAAGGTTGCGCGCAGCGAGCGCGAGGATGCTGAGCTCCGCTATGGTTCCGTCAAGGAGACGGAGCTCCCCGCGGAATGTCTTCCCCTTCTCGATGACGCGCATATTGTGCAGCGAGGTCGTCTTTGCCGTGCCTGTCTCACGATCGATCGCGGTCTGCCAGCGCAGCCCCGCATAGTGATTGAGGATGTCCGCCGGACGAAAGATGGACGGATAGCGCTCCTCAAGGTATTGAAGATCATCATGAATCCGCTCGTATTCGCTCAAACGGAGATTCGAGACAACGAGCTGCACCTTTCTTTCGCACCCACGCTGAAAGAGACAATCGAGCGCCGCCCGATCAAAGAGCACGAGTCCCGATGCCTCCGCCATCTCGGCGACCTCGCGTCCGCTCTCGTAGAGCAGTCCCTTGAACCGCTTCGCCGGAAAATACGGGAGTCCGACATCGTCCTGCACGACGTCCGCGTCAACATGGATGTCGGCGCGTCCTGCTCCGAGATGCAGGGGCGAAAACGTCTCGATGACGACCTCGATCGGCTCTTTTGCGTCTATGTCCCTGATCTGTGCGGCAGGTTCGTACTGGATAGCAGGAATGCGTATGGATTCATCCCATTGTCTGCGCTCTTCCGCTCTCTCGTCCGCCTTGTTTTTCTCCGCAGTCAGGATGCGATTCTGCTCACGTCTCTGATTCATTTCGCGTCGTCTGTCTGCCGCTTTTTTCTTCGCCATGCTCACACCTCCTCATCCACAAGGGTATAATCCATGAGTTCGATCGCGTCGACGTAGGGCGTCCTGCCTTCCGCCCAGAGCGTCTCCTCGTATGGCTGCCATGCAGACACGCTTGGCAGCCGCATCCCTGGGTCGCTCTTGCGGAGATGCGCAAGCTGCGCCATGAACTGTCGCTGCTCATGCTCTCCGTAGGCGAGAACGCGGCGAAGTTCCTTGACCTTGCTGCGCGGGAGCGCACGCATGCCCTGCACGCAGGAGAGCAGTGCGTCCAGACTCTCCTGTGCATCTGCCGATGCGTCGACACGATAGGGACCGAAATGCAGGTCGCCGCGCGCGCCGCGATACTCCTCGGCACGGAACTGATCGAGCGTCGGTGCCTGTTCACCGTGCAGGATGGCATAGTCGAGCCAGCAGGAATCTGTCTCCTGTCCCGCCGCTGCCTCGAGAGCGCGCATGCACTTCTTTGCCGCGCCGCAGAGTTCCTCCGCCATCTGGTAGCCCCGGAAGAAAGGATAGTTTGTATTCATGATGGTGATGCCGCCGCAGCTTGCAATGCCGCTGTCCCGCAGGCGATCCATGATGAATCGCGTATAGCTTACGGCGACCTTTGCGGCACAGACAAAGGTCATGTCATCGCCGCCCAGTACGAGCGGACGAATGGGAAGGAATCGTCGCAGCTCTTTGTCGTATCTAATGGAGAGTTCGTCCTCATATACGTCAATGTTCGCAATGATATTCTGAACGAGTTCGGTAAACGCCGCAATGGTTTTGCTGCGGATCGCGCGCGACATATTCTTGCGCGCGGTCAGCGTGCGGCAGTCCTGGAATTTGCGCCCCATATTGTTGCCGTCAATGTGGACGACGGCAATGTCGTTCTCCGTCTGTCGCTGTCCGAGATCGGTAAACTCCATCGGGAAGACATAACCGTTTAGAAAGCCATCCCGATCGGCGGCAGGAAGGACGGATGAGAGCTTTTTCATCAGTTCCACCTCTGCGGGCGCCTCTCTGCCGTCTCTGCGGTCAGCGCGCAGTTTCATCTCGACTTCCCATGCATAGAATCTGCGCTCGGTCTCATCCCATGCGTTCGCCGTCTCACCGCTCTCTTGACAGGTGAGGGTCAGCCCTGTGCTGGGGACGTTGACCAACGGGAAGATGGTGTTCTGTCCGTCCTTGAGCGCATGGACAAGCGCCGTGAGATTCTTCTCCCCCACAAAGCTGCCGTCCGCCGCAAGGTCGATTTCCCCGATTGCTGCGCCTGTATGCAGTCCCGGCATACGGACGAGCAGCTGTTTCGTAAATGTGGCGACAACGGTGCGCAGTGTCTCCTCAGCCGTGTCCGCGCGGAAGAGGAGCAGGGCGTTACCGCCACCGATGTAGCCGACGCGCGCCGCAGTGGACATCTCGTCCCAACGTGGCTCTTCAACGCTCATCCATGTCTCGGCATCGAGAGCATCCTCGCCGAGCACGCTCCGCAGTGCTGGCAGAAGTACGTCGTCAAAGACACGCTCAACGAGATATGATGCGCCGATGTTCGTCTTGAGCTGATTGCCTGAGAAGATGTAGCTCTGTATGGAACGCGTATCAAAAAGTATTGCCTTATACCGCATTGCACAGCCTCCTTTGCAGCGCAAATCCATTTCTATGAGATAGATACATACGTCTCCCCCATTCCCTGTGCTGTCATGCGCCCCGTTCCGCAGAAGGGAGCAAACTGCGTGAGAAGCAGGATGATCTCCCGCTCCTCCTCCGAAAGTTCCGCGAGGCTGAACGAAAAATCCCCGACAAATGCAGGAACGCTCTTCTGATTGGTCAGCCGTACCCGCAGACTCTCGCCACGCCACGCGAGCGGAACAAGTTTTGCAGCGGCTATGCGCGCCGCGTCTTTGTAAATCACAGCAGGAAGTTCCTGCTGTGTCCACTTGTCGGCAAGTGAGGCAAAGATGCGTTCGGGCTGCGGGAATGCGTAATCATACCCGTCCGCACGGAATAGTGTCGGTGATCGGAAGTGGAGCCGGACGCTCCGCGCGCGCTCCATAGACAGTGCCGCCGCCGCGAGTTCGTCAGGCGCTGCCGCGCCGGTCTCCATGCGTCCGTCGGCGAGAACCTCCTCAAGGCTGAACGCAAGTTTACCTACCTGCAGTCTCGTTCCACGCGGCATAGCGGCAAGCGCCATAAGAGCCGCATCGTCGAGCGCTGTGACGCGCAGGAACACACTCTCTCCCTCAGTAAAAGCTGGTTCGTTGAAGGTCTTTTCTGCATTTGCGGAAGGTGCGCGCCGACGGTCGGCTCTTTGCAGACAGCCAATCGTAAACGGCTTGATCTGCCGCGCATGGAAGTCGGCAGAAAGCTCTGCCGAGCGCTCTGAAAGATAGTGAAAGAGCGCCCCGTGGAGGAGTCTGCCCGGAAACATGGTAAAATGCCCGCCCGTCTCCACGCGCAGCCGATAAACAAGAACTCCTAACATATCCTTCTCCCCGAACGAATGCACCGCCCTCAGTAGGCGCGGAAACGACAAAATGCGAAGCGGGACTCACGGACGGTCTCCCCCGCCTCGTTCACACGCTCGCTCACATGGCGCTCGCTGCACGCGGAGAGGACAGGAGTGCCCGCTGCTTTCAGCAGATTGATAAGCGCATAGGTATAGGTGAACTCGCCCTGCACAAGAACAGCCGCAGGGCTGCGTGCGAGGATCACCCGCGCATTCTCCTCTGCCAGACGCCGCACGGCATCCTCATCCCAGTCGGCAGGAATCTGTGGGAAGGGGATATCCATTATAGTGCCATACTCCTCGGCTGCACGCCGCTGCACCTCCTCCCAGCGGGCGGAGGGGTGGTTTGTATGGTTGATGAATTCATGCATTGCCATATACCTCCCCTCCGCATGCGCGGCGAATATCCGCAAGCGCACTCCGCATCAGCGCGGTCAGCTCCTCTATGCCGGGGCGCCCCGTTTCTGCGCGCGCGTGGCTGGTGTGGTTGCGCTCGTCCTTGACGGCAAAATACTGCCGCAGGATACGCTCTGCCAGTGCATTGTCCCGCACGGTGAATCCACCCTCGCCCATTCTGCGGACAACGGGCATCCATGCGATGTCGGAAAAAATTTGGTCGAGATCCGTTTCCAGAGCGTTTTTCCCAAGGAATTTGCCAAGCTTCATAACGACGCTTCTGTTGTTCTGTGCCATCAGCGCGTCCCAGACCTCGCTCTGCTCTGCGTTCCCCTGCCCCGTCTTGCTCTTCTTGGGGCGGCGCGCATTGATATAGGGCGTACGAACACGCCCCAAAAAAGCCTTGCCAATCGGCGTATCGCGCAGGGCAAGATTATCTTCTTCACGAAGCATCTGACTCAGCCACATAAAGACATCGCACATGCGCTGGGCATCACCAAGACGGAATTGCGGTGTGTTACGCATTGCTCCGTCAGCAAAGGCAAAGATTTCATCTGCTGTCGTCTCCGCGCGAAATGCGCACAGGAATTTCCGCCGGGCATCTCTCCATGCCGTCTGCACCTTGTGGAACTCCTCACTCGGAAGTTTTTCCCCTCGATATTCGTTGACGAGATAGAATCCGGCGTTTCGATGCATGGGATCCTTTTCAAGACAGGCTAAAAAATTTTCCTGATACTCTGGTTTTAGGCGGAGGAAGCCGGAATCCACGAGCAGTTCCGGCACACGCTCGGTGAAGAAGGTAATCGACTGCTGCAGGAAGCCGCGATCAATGCACCACCCGATGAGGGCGATGTCGTCTACCTTCTCCGTGAGGATGGTGCTGTAATCTTCACGGATGCGCACAAGCATCTGCCGCATGAGATTGTCACTCTGCACCGCCTCTGCCGATATCGATGCTGAAGACTCATCGGAAAATGCCTCTATCCTGTGCCGAAGCTCGACAATCGCAGTGCGCAGTTCGCCATAATGGCAGAGTGTCAATTCCTCGGCAAATCCATGCATCGCTGCCAGCAGCCGCTCCAATGCGGGGCTCTTCTCCCGCGCGCGGAAATAATCCCGCAGCACCGACACCTCGCCATGACGTACGAATTCCTCCGCGCCCGCAACGAGGTCGAAGAATGCATAGAGCGGCATGACCTCCTCGACACGATGCGCATGATAGTTCGAGTAGATCACCTTGCCGATGGCAATGCGCTCGTACTGCACGAGGCGCATGAGTGCAATGAGAATCATCGACGCATTGCGCAGCCCGCCCGTGCAGTCAACGTGGAGAACAATCTCCGCAGTCGGATCATCTCTTCTGACATTCTGTGCATACCGACGTACGGAGGAGGCAACCTCGATGAGGGTGTCCATATTCTCCTCGATCGGCGCCTGCTCGTCAAAGTCGATGGATTCCGCAATATCCTCCACATTGGGTACGACATCCGAGATCCGATGCAGGAAATAGCCGTAGTGCGTCCACCCACGCCCCTCCGCATCCTCGTATCCGACAATCGGCCCTGCGACCATCTGCGTCCGCACGAGGAAGAGATGCGACAAACTGTCCACCTGTGCATGTCCTCCGCATAGGAGGTAACGGACGGCGGACTCATTTGTCGTGTGGCAGTCCTTTTTCGCGCCGATGTTCTGATACTCCGCCACCGAAATGCCGCCCTCACGGCTGCGTTTGACATCGCTCAGAAAGCACAGCATAATGTCTTTTTTCATATGATCCCTCTTTCTCGTGCCGTATAAAGGTCTCCACATAGATGTTTTATTTCATAAAATTTCGTCTCTCCTAAGCTGTCTCTTATTTTATCGTTAATCATGTCTAAATACAAGTAGCATGAAGCGTGCAGATGATCTTTCAACGCTTCTCCTCATCGGACGATTGCCGCAAAAAACGGATTGCACAGGCGGGTTTCATACAGTAAAATGATGACGCAGGAACGTGAGGAACGGAAGGAGGACGTGGCATGAAGCAGGAACTATCCATCACCACTGTCTTCCTGATCGTCGCCCTGCTCCTCTTCCACTTCGTATTTCATCCGACGTATGCGAGAGAGTGGCTCGCCCTTTCCTCTGTTCCAATGAATGCAGGAGAGCGCCGCATCCTGCTCGTGCCGCTTGACTCGCGCCCGCCGTGCCGGGAGTTCGTTGTAAACGGCGGGAAGATTGTCGGATGGAATGTCATAACGCCGCCGACGGAGTATATGGACTACTATTCCATGGCGGGCGATACACGCGCGCTGAGAGACTGGCTTGCACGCGAGGCGGGCAATGCGGATGCCGTCATTCTCTCGGTCGATCAGCTCCTCTCGGGAGGACTCCTCGCGGCACGCGAGGCACATATCTCAGCAGAGGACATCAAACGTCTTGCGGACGATCTGCGTGCGCTGCACGCGGCGCACCCCGCCGTTCCCCTGCACGCGTTCTACATCCTGCCGCGCGCGATTCCGCAGGATGGGCTCGAGGGCTGGCGCGAGCGCCGTGCCCTCCTCTCCTATGCGAGCCTCCTTGGGCGTGCGGGTGAGGGATTGCCCGTCGATGCGGCGGAGATGGAGCGTCTGCGCGGTGAATTCCCCCCCGACTATCTGCAACGATATCTCGCACACTTCGATGAGAGTACGGCGCTCGCCACCATGCTCATCGACCTCACTGAGGAGGGCGTGCTCACGCGCCTCGTCCTCGGGCAGGACGACGGCGAGGAGTATTCAGTCGGCAATCTAAAAAAAGCAGAGCTTTCCGCCCTGCTCGCACAAAAAAACATCACCCCCGATCGGGCGATGATCGTGCACGGCGCGGATGAGATTGCGCTCTCCATGCTCACGCGGATTGCCGTGGATGAACTGCGAGCAAGTGGCAAAGATGCGCCGCGTATCTCCCTGCGCTATGCAGACGAAGCAATGGGGGGGATGGTCTTCCCCTTTATGGCGGTCTCGAACGACGCGACGGCGCGCGAGAAGATCATCATGCTTGGTGCCGTGTGCGCAGAGGATACGGAAAACGATGATTTGACGCTCTACATCTCTGCGGGTGACAGCAACGCAGATACGCTCGGCACGCGCGCCCCTACTGCCGCTGCAATACGGGATATGATGGCGCGCGGAGTGCCCGTCGCGCTCGTCGATCTCTCCCGTCATTTTCACGCCGAGGAGACGCTGTTGCCCATACTGATCGAAAAGAACGTGCCCGTGAACGCGCTCACGGCGTATGCGGGCTGGAACACGGCAAGTAACGCCATCGGCACGGCGCTCTCGGAGGCGCTGCTCTATCACTGTGCCATGCAGCGCGCAGCGAGTAACGAGGAGCGGGAGGCATACACGTACGCGAATCTCGCATTCCTCACGGGACGCATCGCCGAGGATGAGTTCTATCTCAAGGAAACAATCGACCGCGTCAACAACACGCTCCGCATTGCGGGCTATCGGAATACCGCCGACCTCGACCTCACGCACAACTGGCGCTGGGCGAACGACCTCCTTATGCACGACCTTGATCGCCGCATACGCAGCTATGAGAGTACAGCTGCATTCCGTGCACCATTTCAGCAGGGCAATATGCAGCTACGCCTTGTGCGGAGCAATATCACGGCATACTACCCGTGGCCGCGAACCTTCGAGATACGGTTGGAAACGCAGCCGATAATCGAACTATACCAGTAACGCAAAGAACGGAGCCCGACGGACTCCGTTCTTTCTGTTACACTGTATTCACTGTGCCGCAAGCCCGAAGCGCGTAATGCCTTCCTTGCGGAATTTGTCCAGCAGCTCCATAACGCCGCTGTAGTTGATGTCCCCGTCCGCGCGCACAACGACGGCAAATCGCGGGTTCTTCTGACTCTCCGCACGCGCACGGCGCAGGAGGGTCGCCTCGTCGATCTGCTGATCCTCGAGCCAGAGCGAGCCATCCTTTCGCACGGTCACAAGATAGGTCACGTTGAGCTGTGTCTGCGCCGTCTGCGCCTTTGGCAGGTTCACATCGACCGTCTTCAGGTTCACCATGTAGAGCGTGCTCATAATGAAGAAGACGAGCAGAAAGAACATGATGTCGATCATGGGGATAATCATGACCTCGGGCTTTTCAAACGCCCTTCTGTCGCGCAGCCTCATGCCTCATCACCTTCCGCCGATTCTCCCGCATGCAGAGAGGTCTCGATCACGCCCTTGACACCCGCTGCACGCGCAAGCTCGATGCGGCTGTTCTCGGCAGCGGAGAAGCACATCTCCATATCCGTGACGATGTTCTCGATGCGCTGTGAGAAATATGCGTGCACAGTGAGTGCGATGATGGCGACACAGAGCCCCATCGCCGTTGCGATCAGAGCCTCGCCGACACCGCCCGTGATGGCGCTCGGCTCGCCCGCCTCGATATTGAACACGCTGAAGGTCGAGATCATGCCGCTGATCGTGCCGAGCAGTCCGAGGAGCGGCGCCATCGTGACAATCACGCTCAGATAGTACATGCGGTTGCGCAGCTTCGAGAGCGCAATGCCGGACTGAATCTCCATATAGGAAGTCATCTTGCGCGAGTTCTTGCTGTTCTTCGAGATCGCGCTGAACAGGATGTCCGCAATCGCGCCGCGATGCGTCTCGGTCAGCTGTGCTGCCTCCTTGAAGCGTCCGTTGGCAATATCCAGCATGAAGGCATGTGCAAACGCCCGCCCCGCATCCATGCGTGCAAAATAGAACGCGCGCTCAATGCCAATAAAGACGACAAAGATCGATGCCGCGAGCAGGAAGTACATGACAATGCCGCCCTGCCGGAAAAAATCAATCCCCTGTGCAATAAAATCCATCGTATAACCGTTCCTTTCCCAATAAACTACAATGACCCACCGCATCCCATGATAAGCGAGATTATTCTACTACATATTTGTGCCTGCGTCAACGATAACAAATATCATTATATTATTCTGATTGTTGTCCGATACCTTGCAGACCTTGTGAAAAAATACTATAATAAAGGCCGTTATCTCATCGAAGGAGGATACAGTTTGAAGTTCCCTCTCGCACGCGGCTTCTGGCAGCTGTTCAAAGGATATTGGAGTTCACCCGAAAAATGGAAGGCGCGCGGGCTGCTTATTTCGGTCATTGCGCTCAGCCTCATCATGGTCTATCTGCTCGTGCGGATCAACGACTGGTACCGCGTTTTCTACGACGCGCTGCAAGCGTATGACTGGGCATCGTTCTGGCCGCTTGTCGGCGAGTTCTCCGTGCTCGCATTCCTCTACATTGTGATCGCAGTCTATGCCGTCTATCTGAGGCAAATGCTGACGATCAACTGGCGTACGTGGATGACGGAGCAGTATCTCACGCGCTGGATGTATGGGCAGGTCTACTACCGTCTGCAGGTGCTGCGCAGCGATACAGACAACCCCGATCAGCGTATCAGCGAGGATATCAACCAATTCGTCACCCTGACGCTGACGCTGCTCGTCGGCATCCTCAAGCAGCTCGCGACACTCGGCGCATTCGCCGTTGTACTCTGGAACCTCTCGGGCGTCATCACCGTCCCCGTCGGCGGCACAGAGTTCACCGTCTACGGCTATATGTTCTGGCTATCCCTCCTCTACTCGGGACTCGGCACATACTTCGTCCACACCGTCGGAAAGAAGCTCATCCGTCTGAACTTCGATCAGCAGCGCTATGAGGCGGACTTCCGTTTCAGCATGATGCGCGTGCGCGAGAACAGCGAGAGCATCGCATTCTATCGCGGCGAGATGGCGGAGACGGTCGGCTTCAAGGAGCGGTTCGCCAACGTCATCAAGAACTACTGGGAACTCATGCGCCGCACGAAGCTGCTGAACTTCTACGTCAACGGCTACTCTCAGCTCGCAATCATCTTCCCACTCGTCATGGCTGCACCGCGCTACTATGCGGGCGAGATGGCGCTCGGCGGACTCATGCAGACGCTCTCGGCATTCGGACGCGTGCAGGATGCACTCTCCTTCTTCGTCGATTCCTACAGCTCCATCGCCGAGCTCGCCGCTGTGATTCAGCGACTCTCGGGCTTCACGGAGCATATGGAGAAGTCCGCACGGGTCACAAGCGACATTGTGCGCAGCGAGGGTAGCGACAAGGCGCTCGTGCTACAAGACCTCTCGATCGATCTGCCGGACGGCGCACCGCTTCTCTCCGCCTGCATCCTCTCTCTGCCCGCAGGCAGCCACGTCCTCGTGACGGGTGCCTCGGGCGCGGGCAAGAGCACGCTGCTCCGTGCGCTCGCAGGCATCTGGCCGTACGGCAGCGGCAAAATTGAGCTGCCGCAGGGCGCAAAGAGGCTTTTCCTCCCGCAGCGTCCCTATCTCGTTCTCGGCTCTCTGCGCCGCGCGCTCTCCTATCCGCGCACGGCGGCGGCATCCGATGACGAGATCGCACGCATTCTAACACTCGTAGGGATGGATCATTTCGCCGCACGTCTCGACGACGTGGACGATTGGAGCCGCATTCTCTCGCTTGGCGAGCAGCAGCGCCTTGCGTTTGCACGCATATTACTCATCCGCCCCGACTGGATTTTCCTCGACGAGGCGACATCTGCCCTCGACGAACCGCGCGAACGCGCATTGTATGAACTGCTGCATCAGGAACTCCCCGCCGCGAGCATCATCAGCGTCGGGCATCGCTCGACTCTTTTTGTCCTTCATGACACGGAGCTCCACCTCAAAGACCAATTGTATACCTATCAGGAGATCCCACATGAATCGTAGAGAATTCCTGCGCCGCCTCGCCCTCTTCGGCATCGGCGCCGCCGCACTCCCCTTCTTCCCCTCTGCTGTGGAGGCATCATGGTACATCCCGTCGGCACTGCCCGGCGTTACCGTGCGTCCGACGCATCTGCGGTTCGGCCCACTCGAGAACCGCTATGTCACAGACTGTATCGTCGTTCATCATATCGGCATGGCAAACAATGATGATGTCTCGGCGGAGACCGTGCATCAATGGCATCTCAACAACGGATGGTCGGGCATCGGCTATCATTTCATCATCCGCAAGGACGGCACGATCGAGGAGGGGCGTCCGCTCGGCACAATCGGCGCACACGTCTACGGCGAGAACCGCCATACGGTCGGCATCAACCTCGTCGGCAACTTTGAGAACGCCGTTCCCACGGAGGCTCAGAAGGCATCTGCTGCTCGACTGATCACGTCGCTCTGCACCGTCTATCAGCTTGACCCCATGTGGCAGAGCACGGTGAAGGGGCATCGCGATCTCAATGCAACCGCCTGCCCCGGCCGCCATCTCTACGCGCAGCTCCCCGACATTGTCCAACAGGCACGCATCTTCTACGCCTCCGATGAACTGCAGACAACGCGTCTGCGCATTGCACAGCACGAACGTGAGGAACAGGAGGCGCAGCGCGCACGCATTCGTCAGCAGATGGAGGAGGCGCAACGGAGGAACGGCATGACGCGCCCCGCGCACCCGACACCGAGTACACCGAATCCGCCCGTACAGCCAGCGCCAGAGAAGCCTGCGCTAAAGCCCAATAAGCGCCCCGATCTCCCAAAACCGAATCCGCGTCCCGCGCAGCAGCGTCGCATTGCGACATAGCATAGAATACTGGAGGTGAAGCGTCATGGGATTCCACTACCGATTTTTCGACCGCGATCAGGAAAAGAC
Encoded proteins:
- a CDS encoding RAMP superfamily CRISPR-associated protein; amino-acid sequence: MAKKKAADRRREMNQRREQNRILTAEKNKADERAEERRQWDESIRIPAIQYEPAAQIRDIDAKEPIEVVIETFSPLHLGAGRADIHVDADVVQDDVGLPYFPAKRFKGLLYESGREVAEMAEASGLVLFDRAALDCLFQRGCERKVQLVVSNLRLSEYERIHDDLQYLEERYPSIFRPADILNHYAGLRWQTAIDRETGTAKTTSLHNMRVIEKGKTFRGELRLLDGTIAELSILALAARNLSQCGGKRTRGFGRIGCTLRQGGRDILAPLVERALKNSGQKGGKR
- a CDS encoding HD domain-containing protein, coding for MRYKAILFDTRSIQSYIFSGNQLKTNIGASYLVERVFDDVLLPALRSVLGEDALDAETWMSVEEPRWDEMSTAARVGYIGGGNALLLFRADTAEETLRTVVATFTKQLLVRMPGLHTGAAIGEIDLAADGSFVGEKNLTALVHALKDGQNTIFPLVNVPSTGLTLTCQESGETANAWDETERRFYAWEVEMKLRADRRDGREAPAEVELMKKLSSVLPAADRDGFLNGYVFPMEFTDLGQRQTENDIAVVHIDGNNMGRKFQDCRTLTARKNMSRAIRSKTIAAFTELVQNIIANIDVYEDELSIRYDKELRRFLPIRPLVLGGDDMTFVCAAKVAVSYTRFIMDRLRDSGIASCGGITIMNTNYPFFRGYQMAEELCGAAKKCMRALEAAAGQETDSCWLDYAILHGEQAPTLDQFRAEEYRGARGDLHFGPYRVDASADAQESLDALLSCVQGMRALPRSKVKELRRVLAYGEHEQRQFMAQLAHLRKSDPGMRLPSVSAWQPYEETLWAEGRTPYVDAIELMDYTLVDEEV
- the cas6 gene encoding CRISPR system precrRNA processing endoribonuclease RAMP protein Cas6 — translated: MLGVLVYRLRVETGGHFTMFPGRLLHGALFHYLSERSAELSADFHARQIKPFTIGCLQRADRRRAPSANAEKTFNEPAFTEGESVFLRVTALDDAALMALAAMPRGTRLQVGKLAFSLEEVLADGRMETGAAAPDELAAAALSMERARSVRLHFRSPTLFRADGYDYAFPQPERIFASLADKWTQQELPAVIYKDAARIAAAKLVPLAWRGESLRVRLTNQKSVPAFVGDFSFSLAELSEEEREIILLLTQFAPFCGTGRMTAQGMGETYVSIS
- a CDS encoding CRISPR-associated protein, which encodes MAMHEFINHTNHPSARWEEVQRRAAEEYGTIMDIPFPQIPADWDEDAVRRLAEENARVILARSPAAVLVQGEFTYTYALINLLKAAGTPVLSACSERHVSERVNEAGETVRESRFAFCRFRAY
- a CDS encoding TM1812 family CRISPR-associated protein, whose translation is MKKDIMLCFLSDVKRSREGGISVAEYQNIGAKKDCHTTNESAVRYLLCGGHAQVDSLSHLFLVRTQMVAGPIVGYEDAEGRGWTHYGYFLHRISDVVPNVEDIAESIDFDEQAPIEENMDTLIEVASSVRRYAQNVRRDDPTAEIVLHVDCTGGLRNASMILIALMRLVQYERIAIGKVIYSNYHAHRVEEVMPLYAFFDLVAGAEEFVRHGEVSVLRDYFRAREKSPALERLLAAMHGFAEELTLCHYGELRTAIVELRHRIEAFSDESSASISAEAVQSDNLMRQMLVRIREDYSTILTEKVDDIALIGWCIDRGFLQQSITFFTERVPELLVDSGFLRLKPEYQENFLACLEKDPMHRNAGFYLVNEYRGEKLPSEEFHKVQTAWRDARRKFLCAFRAETTADEIFAFADGAMRNTPQFRLGDAQRMCDVFMWLSQMLREEDNLALRDTPIGKAFLGRVRTPYINARRPKKSKTGQGNAEQSEVWDALMAQNNRSVVMKLGKFLGKNALETDLDQIFSDIAWMPVVRRMGEGGFTVRDNALAERILRQYFAVKDERNHTSHARAETGRPGIEELTALMRSALADIRRACGGEVYGNA
- a CDS encoding DUF4127 family protein, which encodes MKQELSITTVFLIVALLLFHFVFHPTYAREWLALSSVPMNAGERRILLVPLDSRPPCREFVVNGGKIVGWNVITPPTEYMDYYSMAGDTRALRDWLAREAGNADAVILSVDQLLSGGLLAAREAHISAEDIKRLADDLRALHAAHPAVPLHAFYILPRAIPQDGLEGWRERRALLSYASLLGRAGEGLPVDAAEMERLRGEFPPDYLQRYLAHFDESTALATMLIDLTEEGVLTRLVLGQDDGEEYSVGNLKKAELSALLAQKNITPDRAMIVHGADEIALSMLTRIAVDELRASGKDAPRISLRYADEAMGGMVFPFMAVSNDATAREKIIMLGAVCAEDTENDDLTLYISAGDSNADTLGTRAPTAAAIRDMMARGVPVALVDLSRHFHAEETLLPILIEKNVPVNALTAYAGWNTASNAIGTALSEALLYHCAMQRAASNEEREAYTYANLAFLTGRIAEDEFYLKETIDRVNNTLRIAGYRNTADLDLTHNWRWANDLLMHDLDRRIRSYESTAAFRAPFQQGNMQLRLVRSNITAYYPWPRTFEIRLETQPIIELYQ
- a CDS encoding ExbD/TolR family protein, with amino-acid sequence MRLRDRRAFEKPEVMIIPMIDIMFFLLVFFIMSTLYMVNLKTVDVNLPKAQTAQTQLNVTYLVTVRKDGSLWLEDQQIDEATLLRRARAESQKNPRFAVVVRADGDINYSGVMELLDKFRKEGITRFGLAAQ